The following are from one region of the Coffea eugenioides isolate CCC68of chromosome 2, Ceug_1.0, whole genome shotgun sequence genome:
- the LOC113761275 gene encoding N-terminal acetyltransferase A complex catalytic subunit NAA10, translating into MVCIRKATVDDLLAMQACNLFCLPENYQMKYYFYHILSWPQLLYVAEDYNGKIVGYVLAKMEEESSECHGHITSLAVLRTHRKLGLATKLMTAAQNAMEQVYGAEYVSLHVRKSNRAAFNLYTETLGYKIHDVEAKYYADGEDAYDMRKQLKGKKHQHHQHHHHHHHHHHHHGGGCCSGEAKVEGKAGEPEAKAE; encoded by the exons ATGGTTTGTATTCGCAAGGCAACAGTGGATGACCTATTGGCTATGCAAGCCTGCAATCTCTTCTGTTTACCAGAGAATTACCAGATGAAATACTACTTCTACCACATACTTTCTTGGCCACAGCTCCTCTATGTCGCTGAAGATTATAATGGGAAAATTGTGGGATATGTGTTGGCTAAGATGGAGGAGGAAAGCTCTGAGTGCCATGGCCATATCACTTCTCTTGCTGTTCTGAGGACTCATAGGAAACTTGGTTTGGCTACGAAATTAATGACTGCTGCCCAGAATGCCATGGAGCAA GTGTATGGAGCAGAATATGTGTCGCTGCATGTGAGAAAAAGTAATAGGGCTGCATTTAATTTGTACACGGAGACATTGGGCTACAAAATTCATGATGTGGAGGCCAAGTACTATGCAGATGGGGAGGATGCTTATGATATGAGGAAGCAGTTGAAGGGTAAAAAACATCAGCACCATcagcaccaccaccaccaccatcacCATCATCATCACCATGGTGGTGGCTGTTGCTCCGGAGAAGCTAAGGTCGAAGGAAAAGCAGGTGAACCGGAAGCAAAGGCAGAGTGA